A part of Setaria viridis chromosome 8, Setaria_viridis_v4.0, whole genome shotgun sequence genomic DNA contains:
- the LOC117833504 gene encoding small ribosomal subunit protein uS7, which yields MAEVEAPTQEVKLFGRWSFEDVQVNDISLADYLAVNPTKHAIYLPHTAGRYSAKRFRKSQCPIVERLTNSLMMHGRNNGKKVMAVRIVKHAMEIIHLLTDANPIQIIVDAIINSGPREDATRIGSAGVVRRQAVDISPLRRVNQAIYLLTTGARESAFRNIKTIAECLADELINAAKGSSNSYAIKKKDEVERVAKANR from the exons ATGGCGGAAGTTGAGGCGCCCACCCAGGAGGTCAAGCTCTTCGGCCGCTGGTCCTTCGAGGACGTCCAG GTCAATGACATTTCCCTGGCTGACTACCTTGCCGTCAATCCTACAAAGCATGCCATATATCTTCCTCACACTGCTGGAAGGTATTCTGCTAAGAGGTTCCGCAAGTCTCAGTGCCCAATTGTTGAGAGGCTGACAAACTCTCTGATGATGCACGGCCGCAACAACGGCAAGAAGGTCATGGCTGTTCGCATTGTGAAGCATGCTATGGAGATTATTCACCTGCTGACTGATGCCAACCCTATCCAAATTATCGTAGATGCCATCATAAACAG TGGGCCAAGAGAAGATGCGACACGTATTGGATCTGCTGGTGTTGTTAGAAGGCAGGCAGTTGATATCTCTCCTTTGAGGCGTGTGAACCAGGCAATCTACCTGCTTACCACTGGTGCTAGGGAAAGTGCTTTCAGAAACATCAAGAccattgccgagtgccttgcgGACGAGCTTATCAATGCAGCTAAAGGTTCTTCTAACAG CTATGCGATCAAGAAGAAGGACGAGGTAGAGCGTGTCGCCAAGGCCAACCGTTGA